From Streptomyces sp. CMB-StM0423, a single genomic window includes:
- a CDS encoding YciI family protein — protein MRYMMLIEPDLENSPADGMPSQEIMDEMGKLLEEMTKSGVLLDTAGLKPGEEAVRVVSDHGKLSVVDGPFTESKELVGGYLIVQVKSKEEALEWANRFLKVHGEEWTITLELREIMEP, from the coding sequence ATGCGCTACATGATGCTGATCGAGCCGGACCTGGAGAACAGCCCCGCCGACGGGATGCCCAGCCAGGAGATCATGGACGAGATGGGCAAGCTGCTGGAGGAGATGACCAAGTCCGGCGTGCTGCTCGACACCGCCGGGCTGAAGCCCGGTGAGGAGGCCGTACGGGTCGTCTCCGACCACGGGAAGCTTTCCGTCGTCGACGGTCCCTTCACCGAGTCCAAGGAACTGGTCGGCGGCTATCTCATCGTCCAGGTCAAGTCGAAGGAAGAGGCCCTGGAGTGGGCCAACCGGTTCCTGAAGGTGCACGGCGAGGAGTGGACCATCACCCTGGAGCTGCGGGAGATCATGGAGCCGTAG
- a CDS encoding RNA polymerase sigma factor translates to MTASQDARARREDVPGPPVAARGATDRAVAAVWRIESARIIAGVARIVRDVGVAEELAQDALVAALEQWPGSGVPDNPGAWLMATARRRAIDLVRRKERYARKLAEIGHDLESRRPEGEAQLAAVLDDDIEDDLLRLVFTACHPVLSTPARVALTLRLLGGLTTEEIARAFLVTEPTVAQRIVRAKRTLAKAEVPFEQPQGPERAERLESVLEVIYLIFNEGYSATAGDDWMRPGLCEDALRLVRVLAGLVPEDPEVHGLAALLEIQASRAAARTGPGGEPVLLLEQNRGRWDHLLIRRGFTALARAQSLVTAGAPGPGPYALQAAIAACHARASRAEDTDWGQVVRLYEALARVAPSPVVELNRAVAVSMAYGPEDALRIVDGLAEEPALKDYHLLPSVRGDLLRRLGRVEEAREEFARAAELTRNAQERTLLQTRAESSPDGP, encoded by the coding sequence GTGACGGCTTCGCAGGACGCCCGCGCCCGGCGGGAGGACGTACCAGGGCCGCCCGTCGCCGCGCGGGGGGCCACCGACCGCGCCGTGGCGGCGGTCTGGCGGATCGAGTCCGCGCGGATCATCGCGGGCGTGGCCCGTATCGTGCGCGATGTCGGGGTGGCGGAGGAACTGGCGCAGGACGCGCTGGTCGCGGCCCTGGAGCAGTGGCCCGGGTCGGGGGTGCCCGACAACCCCGGCGCGTGGCTCATGGCCACGGCCAGGCGGCGGGCCATCGACCTCGTACGCCGCAAGGAGCGCTACGCGCGCAAGCTGGCGGAGATCGGCCACGACCTGGAGAGCCGCCGCCCGGAGGGCGAGGCGCAACTCGCCGCGGTCCTCGACGACGACATCGAGGACGACCTGCTGCGGCTGGTCTTCACGGCCTGCCACCCGGTGCTGTCCACGCCCGCGCGGGTGGCGCTCACGCTGCGGCTGCTGGGCGGGCTGACGACGGAGGAGATCGCGCGGGCGTTCCTGGTCACGGAGCCGACGGTGGCGCAGCGCATCGTACGGGCGAAGCGGACACTGGCGAAGGCGGAGGTGCCGTTCGAGCAGCCGCAGGGGCCGGAGCGGGCGGAGCGGCTGGAGTCGGTGCTGGAGGTCATCTACCTGATCTTCAACGAGGGTTACTCGGCGACCGCCGGCGACGACTGGATGCGCCCGGGGCTCTGCGAGGACGCGCTGCGGCTGGTGCGGGTGCTGGCGGGGCTGGTGCCGGAGGATCCCGAGGTGCACGGTCTCGCGGCGCTGCTGGAGATCCAGGCGTCGCGCGCGGCCGCGCGCACCGGGCCCGGCGGCGAGCCGGTGCTGCTGCTGGAGCAGAACCGCGGGCGCTGGGACCACCTGCTGATCCGGCGCGGGTTCACGGCGCTGGCGCGGGCGCAGTCACTGGTCACGGCCGGGGCGCCGGGGCCCGGTCCTTACGCGCTGCAGGCGGCGATCGCCGCCTGCCACGCGCGGGCGTCGCGGGCCGAGGACACGGACTGGGGGCAGGTCGTCCGGCTGTACGAGGCCCTGGCGCGGGTGGCACCGTCGCCGGTGGTGGAGCTGAACCGGGCGGTGGCGGTGTCCATGGCGTACGGTCCTGAGGACGCGCTGCGGATCGTCGACGGGCTCGCGGAGGAGCCGGCGCTGAAGGACTACCACCTGCTGCCGAGCGTGCGCGGCGACCTGCTGCGGCGGCTGGGGCGGGTGGAGGAGGCACGGGAGGAGTTCGCGCGGGCGGCGGAGCTGACGCGCAACGCGCAGGAGCGCACGCTGCTGCAGACCCGCGCGGAGTCCTCGCCGGACGGGCCGTAG
- a CDS encoding sigma-70 family RNA polymerase sigma factor: protein MTLVSGRPYDDEVTRETVADPAAEEPVEKRLESHRIELTGYCYRMLGSAFEAEDAVQETMVRAWKGFERFEGRASMRSWLYRIATNVCFDMHGSPQRRARPMDLSSPGAATTPPEAALGAALPEATWLEPMPDKKVLPEGGDPAEVAAQRDSVRLAFVAALQHLPPRQRVVLILRDVLAWKASEVAELLETSVASVNSALQRARATLAAEAPADSEPAKPLDADQQRFLERYVDAFERYDLDALTALMREDVILSMPPLPLWLQGPEDIRTWFLGTGAVCRGSRLVPCSANGMPAFAQYHPDPESGGHRGWAIQVLEIEDGKVTHMNSFLGVDRLFPLFGLPLVLAD from the coding sequence ATGACTCTTGTCAGTGGCCGCCCTTACGATGACGAAGTGACCAGAGAAACGGTGGCGGACCCCGCCGCAGAAGAGCCGGTGGAGAAGCGCCTGGAGTCCCACCGCATCGAGCTGACCGGGTACTGCTACCGCATGCTCGGCTCCGCCTTCGAGGCGGAGGACGCGGTCCAGGAGACGATGGTGCGCGCCTGGAAGGGCTTCGAGCGCTTCGAGGGCCGCGCGTCGATGCGCTCGTGGTTGTACCGCATCGCCACGAATGTCTGTTTCGACATGCACGGCAGCCCCCAGCGCCGCGCCCGCCCCATGGACCTGTCGTCCCCCGGCGCCGCCACCACGCCCCCGGAGGCCGCCCTCGGCGCGGCCCTCCCGGAGGCCACCTGGCTGGAGCCGATGCCGGACAAGAAGGTGCTCCCCGAGGGCGGCGACCCCGCCGAGGTCGCCGCCCAGCGCGACTCCGTGCGCCTCGCCTTCGTCGCCGCGCTCCAGCACCTGCCGCCGCGCCAGCGCGTGGTGCTCATCCTCCGGGACGTGCTCGCCTGGAAGGCGAGCGAGGTCGCGGAGCTGCTGGAGACCTCCGTGGCGTCGGTGAACAGCGCGCTGCAGCGCGCCCGCGCCACGCTGGCCGCCGAGGCCCCGGCCGACAGCGAGCCGGCCAAGCCGCTGGACGCGGACCAGCAGCGCTTCCTGGAGCGGTACGTGGACGCCTTCGAGCGGTACGACCTGGATGCGCTCACGGCGCTCATGCGCGAGGACGTCATCCTCTCCATGCCCCCGCTGCCGCTCTGGCTGCAGGGCCCGGAGGACATCCGCACCTGGTTCCTCGGCACCGGCGCGGTCTGCCGCGGCTCCCGCCTGGTCCCCTGCTCGGCGAACGGCATGCCGGCCTTCGCGCAGTACCACCCGGATCCCGAGAGCGGCGGTCACCGCGGCTGGGCGATACAGGTCCTGGAGATCGAGGACGGCAAGGTCACCCACATGAACAGCTTCCTGGGCGTGGACCGGCTGTTCCCGCTCTTCGGCCTGCCGCTGGTGCTGGCGGACTGA